In Pseudemcibacter aquimaris, the sequence TGTCATAAATGTGACATTTTTCCCCTTATAAATCAACAGTTTGAAAAAAAATTCAAAATCATTTTTCTTGTACCAAAAATATCTCTATTAATATTGCCCCATGAGAGCCAATATTAACTCAGAAGAATTACGCGTGAGAACGTAATTCAATGAAAAGGGATACAAGTATGAATAACGTTGGGAAATACGTCAGCAAAAACGGCGTAGAAAACCAAAATATTAACTCTGATAACGACATTCATTGGAATTTTGGAACAGAACTTCTTTACGAACACACAATCAAACAAGGCCTAGGCCAAATGTCAAAGGGCGGTGCCCTTGTTGTGGAAACAGGACAACACACTGGCCGTAGTGCCAATGACAAATTCATGGTTGATGAGCCATCATCACGCGATAACATCTGGTGGGGCAAGGTTAACAAGCCAATCAGCGAAGAAAAATTCGACATCGCGCACAAGCAAATCCTTGCTTACCTAAATGAACGTAATCTTTATGTTCAGGACCTATATGGCGGCACAGACCCAGCGCACCGCATCAGCGTTCGTGCAATTTCACCATCACCATGGCACAGCCTATTTATTCGTAATCTTCTTGTACGCCCCGATGCGGCTGATCTTGAGGGATTTGCACCGGATTTCACAATCCTGCATGCACCGGAACTTAAAATGGATCCGGAAGAACTTGGCATTAATTCAGAAACACTGATCACAATTAACATTGCGAAACGCACTGTTCTTATCGCTGGCACATCTTATGCTGGTGAAATGAAGAAATCAGTATTCTCCATTCTTAACTACCTGCTTCCTGAAAAAGGCATCATGCCGATGCATTGTTCGGCGAACATCGGCAAAGATGGCGATTCTGCTGTATTCTTCGGTCTTTCTGGAACTGGTAAAACAACACTTTCTGCTGATCCGGAACGCCAACTTATTGGTGATGACGAGCACGGTTGGTCAGATAACACAATCTTTAACTTCGAAGGTGGATGTTACGCGAAAGTAATTCGTCTTTCACAAGAAGCTGAGCCAGAAATTTATGCGACAACAAGCATGTTCGGTACTGTTCTTGAAAATGTTGTGATTGATGATGACACACGCGAAATTGATCTTGATGACAATTCAAAAGCGGAAAACACACGTGCTGCTTACCCAATTACATCAATTCCAAATACAACAGACGGCGCCCCGGGTGCATACCCGAAAAATGTTATCATGCTTACGGCTGATGCATTTGGTGTTATGCCACCAATGGCACGCCTTACTGCAGAACAAGCAATGTATCACTTCCTAAGTGGTTATACTGCGAAAGTCGCCGGTACAGAAAAAGGTCTTGGTAAAGAACCACAAGCAACATTCTCAACATGTTTCGGCGCACCATTTATGCCACGTCACCCATCCGTATACGGTAATCTTCTTCGTGAAAAAATTGCCAAGGGCGATGTTAAATGCTGGCTTGTGAACACAGGCTGGACCGGCGGTGTTTATGGTGTTGGTCACCGTATGCCGATTAAATACACACGTGCGCTTCTTCATGGTGCGCTTGACGGTACATTAAACGATGTTGAATTCCGTCAAGATCCAAACTTCGGTTTTGACGTTCCACTTAGCTGCCCAGGCGTTGATGATGCGGTCCTTGACCCACGCGGCACATGGGAAGACACAGAAGCTTATGACAAGCAAGCAGCTCACCTTGTTGGACTATTCAAAGAAAACTTTGTTGAGTTCGAAGAGCATGTTGATGATGCTATCATCTCAGCAGGTCCGATTGCTTAAATAAAATAAAAATTTATAAAGAAAGCCCCGCTGATTTCAGTGGGGCTTTTTTGTTGGATTATAAATCTTTTTTATAGAGAACGATTTTACCGCCCTGATAGGGCATATCTGGATGATCCGTATTGGGAAGGTCACGAACAGGATAAAAACCATTCTTTTCATAAAGCCCCACACCCGGCGCATTTTTATCAAACGCAATCAAATAAACGGCATTATAATTTTTACTCTTTGCTTGATCGATACAATCCTGAAGCATGATCTGGCCATATCCTTTACCACGATATTCCGGTTTTGCCGCAATACTATCCAAGTAAAACTCACCCGGAATTTCATTGGTTAAATGCTTAAACACCTGAAATTCAGTTGGAATTTTTGCCATCTCTTCAGCTGTTCTTGTCCATGCCTCAAAACACATAGCAAGGGCGGCAATATCATTATCCACTTCCAACACACGCATATTATTATAGGAATAAGGATCATTTTCATCCTCAACCGTTTTTTGGCCGATTTCATAGGGGTCCTGCCCGTCTTTGGCAGCCATTGACCAATATGTAAAATCAAGCCCGCGGGTTCCCGGTCCCTGCCCGGCCTGATTAACAAGCTGGGCTAGTTCATATGCCTCTTCTTTTTTTGCTGGTCTGATAATATAATCCATTTTTTACCAATTAACCCTTGTTAGTCGCCATTAAAAACTGTTAGTACTGCGTTTTTTACGCTAAGGACCAATAAATGTCACGACCCAAATCATGGACATTCCCCAGATGGGGGGATTACCACACAGAAAAGGAACCGATCTCGGTTCGTTTGTGTGACTATGAAGGGTGTGATGAGCCGGGCGATTACCCCGCCCCCAAAGCCCCGGACAGTAAAGAAAAATGGTATTTCTGCCAGCCGCATGTCGCTGAATTCAATAAAAACTGGAATTACTTCGATGGCCTAAGCCGTGAAGAGGCCATGAAACGCGCGCAAGAAGAAATGCGCAAAGCCAAGGGGTACAGAAGCGCCGGTACATTTGACGATGCCCCAAAAACATACGGCAAAGAAGAACGCCGTGCTGACGCGCTTGAAATTCTTGACCTTGATGATGATGCAACGGACGCGGAAATTAAATCATCATACCGCAGGCTTGCGAAACAATATCATCCGGATACCAATCTCGGTGACGCGGAAAGCGCCATTAAATTCCAGCAGGTCAAAGCGGCATACGAAGTTTTAAAAAAGAAATAATTATTCCCGAAGCTGTTCCAGAAGTGCTGCATAAGTAACGCCCCAATCTTTAAACGGGTGATACGCGATGGTCGCGTTATAAAAATTGCCATATTGGGTTACATCCGGCCCAATCCAATCAGGAATATTAATATCCTGATCCGCACTTTGAAGTTCAACCTCAGCCACCATAAGGCCGCTATTTTCCCCTTCGAAAATATCAAGTTCCCATTTCAAGCCGTCAATTTCATAAATTTCACGAGTTTTTAGAATAGGGTCATGGGCAATGCTGTCAAATAAATGTTCGCCCTCATCCGCCGGAATTTCATATTCCAGTTCATGACGGCCACCATGATCCAGCCTTGGGGTTTTGATGTTTAAGATAAACTTGCCGTTTTTTTCGCGAATTCGAACGGTATTACCACTATCGCGCGCCACATATCCTTGTCTGATGTTAAAAATTTCATCAGGCGGATATGGCGGGCGTTTCGTGATTAAAAATTTTCGTTCGATTTCAAGCTCAATTGCCATATTTTAAAGCGCGCTTTCTAAGACATCAAATAAACGGTCAACATCCGATTTATCATTATAAATATGCGGTGATACACGAATACTGTTTCCGCGGATACTCACGAACACCTTATTATCCGAAAGAACCTTTGGCAAATGTTCCGGCACACCATCATCGAAATTGATGCCGATTAAATTTGGCACACGGAATTTATCATCTGCAACATTTAATCCAATT encodes:
- a CDS encoding phosphoenolpyruvate carboxykinase, whose product is MNNVGKYVSKNGVENQNINSDNDIHWNFGTELLYEHTIKQGLGQMSKGGALVVETGQHTGRSANDKFMVDEPSSRDNIWWGKVNKPISEEKFDIAHKQILAYLNERNLYVQDLYGGTDPAHRISVRAISPSPWHSLFIRNLLVRPDAADLEGFAPDFTILHAPELKMDPEELGINSETLITINIAKRTVLIAGTSYAGEMKKSVFSILNYLLPEKGIMPMHCSANIGKDGDSAVFFGLSGTGKTTLSADPERQLIGDDEHGWSDNTIFNFEGGCYAKVIRLSQEAEPEIYATTSMFGTVLENVVIDDDTREIDLDDNSKAENTRAAYPITSIPNTTDGAPGAYPKNVIMLTADAFGVMPPMARLTAEQAMYHFLSGYTAKVAGTEKGLGKEPQATFSTCFGAPFMPRHPSVYGNLLREKIAKGDVKCWLVNTGWTGGVYGVGHRMPIKYTRALLHGALDGTLNDVEFRQDPNFGFDVPLSCPGVDDAVLDPRGTWEDTEAYDKQAAHLVGLFKENFVEFEEHVDDAIISAGPIA
- a CDS encoding GNAT family N-acetyltransferase codes for the protein MDYIIRPAKKEEAYELAQLVNQAGQGPGTRGLDFTYWSMAAKDGQDPYEIGQKTVEDENDPYSYNNMRVLEVDNDIAALAMCFEAWTRTAEEMAKIPTEFQVFKHLTNEIPGEFYLDSIAAKPEYRGKGYGQIMLQDCIDQAKSKNYNAVYLIAFDKNAPGVGLYEKNGFYPVRDLPNTDHPDMPYQGGKIVLYKKDL
- a CDS encoding DnaJ domain-containing protein, with amino-acid sequence MSRPKSWTFPRWGDYHTEKEPISVRLCDYEGCDEPGDYPAPKAPDSKEKWYFCQPHVAEFNKNWNYFDGLSREEAMKRAQEEMRKAKGYRSAGTFDDAPKTYGKEERRADALEILDLDDDATDAEIKSSYRRLAKQYHPDTNLGDAESAIKFQQVKAAYEVLKKK
- a CDS encoding CYTH domain-containing protein; the protein is MAIELEIERKFLITKRPPYPPDEIFNIRQGYVARDSGNTVRIREKNGKFILNIKTPRLDHGGRHELEYEIPADEGEHLFDSIAHDPILKTREIYEIDGLKWELDIFEGENSGLMVAEVELQSADQDINIPDWIGPDVTQYGNFYNATIAYHPFKDWGVTYAALLEQLRE